The genomic window TCGACAGTATCAAAAGCAACGTAATCTATAGTATTGCTTTTCGTCTTAACAAAGCCTTGCCCAACATAATCTGGGTGGTTTCTAGATATGGCTATACTTTTATTTAAGTTATAATTTTCCGTGTCTAAAGTGTCTGTTAGCACCAAAAGTTGAAAAAATACTTCATTATCTTTATCACCTAGTCTTTCTTTGTTTATTTCGTTTTTCTCAACAAAGAAGCTATTCATTACAACAGTTTTATCTCCTACTTTAAAGTCTTCATTTTTATTACCTAAACCTTTAAAACTTTCTTTTCCTAAAAGCTCATATTTAGGTACTGGAAAAACTCCAAGCTCAAAAGGACCGAGTTCACCAAATCCAATTAATTGCTTATCGTTATCAAGCATTTCGTTATCCCAAGTTGTAGAATCATTTCGGTTATTTAGATGTTGTTCTCTCTTTAGATTATTCCAACCCGTTTTGTCTATATTACTTTCTATCTTAGAAGTTTTATCTACATTGCTACAACCGACTATTATAAGACATAGAATTACAACTATATTTTTCACGACTTTAAATTTAATTATTAATCAGCCCAAGTAATTTCACTTGTTTTATCAATATAAATTATCGCATCAAAAGCTCTTCCGAATACTTTAGTTTCTGTCTCGCTGCTTCTTGCTCGTGCTCCTGCGCCACTCATTGATGTTAGTTCTGAATTGATATAGTAAGCCAGTTTTTCATTAGTCCTTGTTGCTCTAAAATTTAGAAATGTATTTGGTTTACCATAGTTTTTTAAACATTCTGTAAATGTATTCTCAACTACTTTATCAACTGTAAAGGTTTTAAAACGCCAATTACCTGTTTTATTAGCATCATTAGGGTATGCTATAAAATTTCCTGTTCCAAAATCTGTAGCAATATTAAAGTAGTACTCGCCATAAAGCTTTCTTAACTGATGCCCTGTTACATCCACTATACCATTATCTACCCAATCACCTACGTGCGCATTATGAGCCCAATACATTGCTTTTTTGTTGTGTTCATAAAAATTCATAATCCAAAGGATATTTTCTCCCATATAAATATCCCGAAAATCTGCTTTTCGCTGCCCATTATTTTGATTTATGGTAGTAACAAACTGCCCTAAAATTTCAACTAAATGATAAGCTATATTAAATTCTTCTTCGGAAGTTTTACTTTTAAACACTTCAGAATTATCAATAAAGTATTTTTTCAATTTCGCATAAGCAATGAAGTGATCCGTTTTTTCATTTTCATCAAAATTATTCCATAACTCATACTTTTCAAACCCTTCGATTTTATAACTGGACTCAACTGATTTTAAATAGTCCTTGATTCGGTCGATTTCAGAACGCACATACTGCATCTCGCATCCGTATAGATAAATTTTATCTTCATTATTTTGGTTGTAATCTCTTAACCAATTCATTAAGCTTTCAAACTCTTTTGTTTTATAGCGCCAAGTTGAATTGATGTTTTTCAAAACAAACTTTAAATCATCTCTTTTTCCTTGTATATAATCGTTGAGATAAAGTCCTTCACCAAAACCTGTTTCTATAATTAGAATCTTAAAATCGTGCTTTTCCTTAAGGTATTGCATTAGCTCTTTGGCAAGTATGGTAAATTCAGCTGTACCATGAGTATCTTCTCCATAGCCAACAATTCTTATATCATTGACTGCATCATCTAAAAAGGAAAATGATTTGGCCTGTATGGTATCAAATGCTGTAGTATAATTTTCTAATTCTGTATGGCATTGCGCAAGACTTAGCTTTGTTACCAATACGAATAACATTAAAAGCAAATATTGTTTCATAGTTTTTTTGTCTTAAATTCTATTAAATAAGGCTTTAAAGGTCTATTGTCTCTTGTTCTAAAATTATTAGTAATAAATATTTGATACGTTTTGTTAGGCTCTAATTTAACGGGAATTGTCCAAGATTTGTTGTCTTCACCCCATTTTCTACCATCTAATGTTCCTTTTGGAAATGCATCGCGTCCTAATTCACCCAAATCTACACTTGTACGATAACCGTCCAGAGCTTCAGAAAAAAATATAGTAATCTCCTTAAGATTAGGTGATACATTGTCACTCATATTCTCAAATTGTTCAATGCCTGTAACTTTTGGACGGTTGCTTTCAAAATTTTGTTCTAGCTCTTCTAAAGACGTTGAGAAATAATTAGATTTTTTGATAAACTCCTCAATTTCTGATTCGTTTTCATAATCCAATTCAATCATAGTTTTGATAGCTACTTTTTTATCTTCTGCCTGGTTATAATAATTTTCACAAATTTGATAGCCAACATAGTAGCCTAAATCTCGCATGCCAAACTCATTAGTATCATTACTATTTAACCATTTGCCAAAATTTGCGACGTAAAACATTTCGTTTTCAAAGACTTCTCTAATTCGTTTTGCATTATTCTTTCCGAATTCAATTTGTGGATTAGGTGACAACTGATGTAATGTTTTTGCAGACACAAATTCGGCAACGCCTTCGTAAATAACTGAAGATAATAAATTATAAACCCTAGGCTTTTGTTGTGTATGCACAAACTCGTGGATTTTTAAAAACACTAGGTTTTCATTGGGATTTGTAGAAAAATAGGTTTTCAAATGTGCTAGATTTTCAGGAAATTCGCTTGTTACGGTATTAGCATCTGCCATGGCTAATTCAGAACCAATAAGCACCAAGCTATCCATAGTTGTACCTGGTGTACGAAAAGCTCCAATAGAGAAATAGATTTTTGCTGGTTTTAGTTCAGGGTATATTGATTTGAGTTTTTTAATGCCATCTTGTAATTGCGAGCTGACATTATTTGCTTGTAATGTATTTTCTCTTATTGAATTCCAAAATTCAGGATAATTGTTAATAGCATTGATATATTCTTCTGCTGTATAACTTCTAGCCTTAATTATACCTTCTAAACCAGCTGTTCCTTTATCTAAATACAAACTATCTAGGTACTTGTACTGCAACACAGAATCTTGGGTTGTGATGATTTGGTCATAAGCATTCCAAAAGTTAGTAATATCTGTTGTGATGACATTACCGTTTTTCTGATTTGTCTTTTCGGAATTTTTGCAAGCTGATAACATTATTAAACTTACTACTAGAACAATAATTAATTGTCTCATTAAATTGTCTTTAAATCATTAAACTTTATTCAAAATAGTTATTAGGCCTTATTTAGGGATCGTTAATTTGTAGTGTAGATCTTATCCATTTCCTTAGAAATTTCCATAGCTTCCTCTATAACTTCTTTCGGGTAATCATTTATCTCTAGAATTTTAATAGCATTTCTATTTTTTAGTTTACCTTCTTTTAACTTGTAATCAAATCCAACCGTATTTTCATTAACAGTTTCGCTAAAATGATATAAATCATATTGATTTAAAAGCATATCTGTCAATTCAATATCGTGAGTTGAAACCAATACCTTATTACCGTTTCTTGCTAAAGCTGACAGTACAGACTTACCTGCTGCAATACGCTCTACAGTATTCGTTCCCTTAAAAATTTCGTCTAATAAAAATAAGTTGTTTCCATCTTGACTTATGCTCAATAGCTCTTTAATGGTCAAAACTTCCTCAAAATAATAGCTCTTATCATTAAGCAAATCATCACTAATTCTAATTGCCGAAAATATTTTAAGCAATGGAAATGTCATTGATTTTGCAAAGCAGGTGTTAATCGTTAATCCTGTAATAATATTAAGTCCCAATGCCCTTATAAACGTTGTTTTACCAGACATATTAGAGCCTGTTAGCAAAACAGATTTTTCAGACAAGTTAACATCATTAGTTTCACAATTAAAAACCAGAGGATGACTCATTTCTTTTGCTACTATTTGGTTTTCTGTATTGATGTTAGGTAAACAATAAGTATTCAATCCTTCTCTTAACGAAGCTATAGAAATCAACATATCTATATGACCTACAAATTGAAAGACATTATCTATGTGATTTCTTTTAGTGTTTAATCTTTTGAGAACACCAAATAACAAAAGTGGTTCTAACAAAAACATAGTTTTAATAATCTCAAACACAAACCATAGAATGATTTCCATTTCACCTTGTAGTTTGGCTTCTAACTGAAAAAAGCGCATCCTACTTTTAACCTCATTGATAATTGCCATAGACTTTGGCAAATCTGTACTTAGCTTTTTAAACTGGTCATAAACATATAAATGAGAAGCTACACTATTGAGTTTTAAAAGTTCTGGAATAGAACCCACATACTCCACAATATTCTTTTTATTCCAATAATGAAGTATAAAATTAATGCAAAACACAGCCAATAACACCATGAAAAACATGGGATTAAAAAAGGCTAACACCAACGATATCAAACTTGTAAATGACAATAATTTTATAATGAAAAACCATTTTGGAGGATGTAGATGTTCTTCTTGAAAAAGTGTACTTATATAATAAGCTTCTTTCCGATTTAATTTATCAAGTTTTTTTTGAACTGATAATCTAAAATCAGAATCCTCAGTAATTTTTTTAATCAGCGCTTCATTTAAATTTGTTTTATTTTCATTTACTACTATTGTACGAAGTTGATTATAAAGATATTGCTGACCTACTTTGGAATGCGTGCGATCTAGTAAAATGAATAAGTCCTCAAAGTCTAAATCATTACAGGTTTTATCTGATAAAACTTGAAAAGCTTCTGAATGGTCCTTATTCCTGAAATATTTTTGAATGTAATCAAAGTCAAAAGCATCATCCTTTAGCTTTCCGAATGATGCTTTCAATTTATTAGTTGTTTCTTTTTTACTATTAAATTTTAGTTTTGAAAACGAAAATTTAATTTGATACAAAATGTCTTTTACCATAAAATATAAGTGCAGTCTATCTATTAAATGTTACAAGACACTTTCTTAATTTAGAATTGAATTTCAGCATTTTACTAATTTAAGATAGATTTTTTATTCTAAACCCTTTTATTTTTAAGTAATAACAAAAATTAAAAAAGCTAGAATCGAATAAAATACTATTAGAAACAATTCTAGCTTATGTTTTAATATAAATTTCAATTATTTGAGAATAAATTTTTTAACCACGGTTCCTCTATCAAAATTGATTCTTAGAATATAAATACCACTTGCAAAACTGCTTGTAGATATAGTACTTTCTTTTCCCCTCATTATTTCTATTCCTGAAATTGAATACATTGTATAATCTTGAAGTTGCAAACTTTGGTTTGAAATAATTTTTAAAGCATCAGTAGCGGTAACAACTTTAACAGTATTTGCCAAATCAAATTCATCTATGCTCAAAGCGTCTTCGGTTACTGGATTAAAACCTGTCCATAAAGCACCAGGATCGGTAACATACGCTCCCATTGTGCCTGCTGGAATGTGTAAGTGAATAGTACTACGAGCCTGATTAAAAGTATCTGAGTTGGGCGCACTACTTGTAGAAATTGTTGGAGGTACCATGCCTTGACAATAAATATTTGTAATAGCATCAGTCCCTCCAAAACCACCAAATGCAACAACACCAATATTGGTAACACTCGCAGGTATAGTTATGTCATTTAGAGGACAAAAACGAAAAGAAAAGTCTCCAATAGTAGTAAGATTATTTCCTAACACAAGATTCGTCAAGTTTTGGCTATTAGCAAAGGCACCATCGTCAATGTTAATAACACTATCGGGAATTGTAAGCGTTGTTATATTATTGATAGAGAATGCACCTACTCCGATATAAGTAATTGTATTTGGTAAAGTTACACTCGTTAAATTATTGGGATCATTTATATTATTGGAAGCAAAAGCATAATTTCCTATTTCTGTAACGGTATAGGTTTCACAACCTCTAGTAACCGTAGCAGGTATATTAACCACAGTACCTCCTGTAGTATTATAATCGGTAGTTTTTACAGTATTATTTGTTGAAGAAGTTATTGCATATGTAATATGGTTTACAGTAAAATTTCCTGTTACTCCTTCCGCTACACTATTAAAACCTGTCCATGTTGCAGCTGCATAATCATTTGCTGTTCCTGTTGGTATGGTTAAGTCTATATTACTACGAGTGTTAAAAGAATCGCCTGTACCTGTAATTATTGTTGGTGGCACTGTAGCTTCTACTGTTATACAGGTTAGCTGATTATTACTTTCAAATGCTCTCCAACCAATCGCTGTAATATTATCTGGAATGGTAAGACTTGTAAATTGATTATTTTGAAAAGATTGTTCGGGAATACTTGTTAAACCACTTCCAAAGTCTATATTAGTTAACTGATTACTTAAAAATGAATAGTTCCCAATATTTAAGACATTATCGGGAATCACAACATTGACTAATTGATTTTGTCTAAAAGCTGATTGACCACAGCTAATAATATTATTCCCAATGGTAATACTAGTTAACTGCTTATCAAAAAAACATGCCGAACCTACACTTGTTACATCAAATACAATGGTATTATAAGTGACAGTATCAGGAACAGTAACTACTGTACCTCCATTTGTATCATAATC from Winogradskyella sp. MH6 includes these protein-coding regions:
- a CDS encoding leucine-rich repeat domain-containing protein, which codes for MKKQVLFLIALSISILVYSQSIGDQFIDNFITYEITSLSPNNVETVDYDTNGGTVVTVPDTVTYNTIVFDVTSVGSACFFDKQLTSITIGNNIISCGQSAFRQNQLVNVVIPDNVLNIGNYSFLSNQLTNIDFGSGLTSIPEQSFQNNQFTSLTIPDNITAIGWRAFESNNQLTCITVEATVPPTIITGTGDSFNTRSNIDLTIPTGTANDYAAATWTGFNSVAEGVTGNFTVNHITYAITSSTNNTVKTTDYNTTGGTVVNIPATVTRGCETYTVTEIGNYAFASNNINDPNNLTSVTLPNTITYIGVGAFSINNITTLTIPDSVINIDDGAFANSQNLTNLVLGNNLTTIGDFSFRFCPLNDITIPASVTNIGVVAFGGFGGTDAITNIYCQGMVPPTISTSSAPNSDTFNQARSTIHLHIPAGTMGAYVTDPGALWTGFNPVTEDALSIDEFDLANTVKVVTATDALKIISNQSLQLQDYTMYSISGIEIMRGKESTISTSSFASGIYILRINFDRGTVVKKFILK
- a CDS encoding MutS-related protein, whose protein sequence is MKASFGKLKDDAFDFDYIQKYFRNKDHSEAFQVLSDKTCNDLDFEDLFILLDRTHSKVGQQYLYNQLRTIVVNENKTNLNEALIKKITEDSDFRLSVQKKLDKLNRKEAYYISTLFQEEHLHPPKWFFIIKLLSFTSLISLVLAFFNPMFFMVLLAVFCINFILHYWNKKNIVEYVGSIPELLKLNSVASHLYVYDQFKKLSTDLPKSMAIINEVKSRMRFFQLEAKLQGEMEIILWFVFEIIKTMFLLEPLLLFGVLKRLNTKRNHIDNVFQFVGHIDMLISIASLREGLNTYCLPNINTENQIVAKEMSHPLVFNCETNDVNLSEKSVLLTGSNMSGKTTFIRALGLNIITGLTINTCFAKSMTFPLLKIFSAIRISDDLLNDKSYYFEEVLTIKELLSISQDGNNLFLLDEIFKGTNTVERIAAGKSVLSALARNGNKVLVSTHDIELTDMLLNQYDLYHFSETVNENTVGFDYKLKEGKLKNRNAIKILEINDYPKEVIEEAMEISKEMDKIYTTN
- a CDS encoding erythromycin esterase family protein, whose product is MKQYLLLMLFVLVTKLSLAQCHTELENYTTAFDTIQAKSFSFLDDAVNDIRIVGYGEDTHGTAEFTILAKELMQYLKEKHDFKILIIETGFGEGLYLNDYIQGKRDDLKFVLKNINSTWRYKTKEFESLMNWLRDYNQNNEDKIYLYGCEMQYVRSEIDRIKDYLKSVESSYKIEGFEKYELWNNFDENEKTDHFIAYAKLKKYFIDNSEVFKSKTSEEEFNIAYHLVEILGQFVTTINQNNGQRKADFRDIYMGENILWIMNFYEHNKKAMYWAHNAHVGDWVDNGIVDVTGHQLRKLYGEYYFNIATDFGTGNFIAYPNDANKTGNWRFKTFTVDKVVENTFTECLKNYGKPNTFLNFRATRTNEKLAYYINSELTSMSGAGARARSSETETKVFGRAFDAIIYIDKTSEITWAD
- a CDS encoding gliding motility protein GldB-related protein; amino-acid sequence: MRQLIIVLVVSLIMLSACKNSEKTNQKNGNVITTDITNFWNAYDQIITTQDSVLQYKYLDSLYLDKGTAGLEGIIKARSYTAEEYINAINNYPEFWNSIRENTLQANNVSSQLQDGIKKLKSIYPELKPAKIYFSIGAFRTPGTTMDSLVLIGSELAMADANTVTSEFPENLAHLKTYFSTNPNENLVFLKIHEFVHTQQKPRVYNLLSSVIYEGVAEFVSAKTLHQLSPNPQIEFGKNNAKRIREVFENEMFYVANFGKWLNSNDTNEFGMRDLGYYVGYQICENYYNQAEDKKVAIKTMIELDYENESEIEEFIKKSNYFSTSLEELEQNFESNRPKVTGIEQFENMSDNVSPNLKEITIFFSEALDGYRTSVDLGELGRDAFPKGTLDGRKWGEDNKSWTIPVKLEPNKTYQIFITNNFRTRDNRPLKPYLIEFKTKKL